Proteins from a genomic interval of Youhaiella tibetensis:
- a CDS encoding TetR/AcrR family transcriptional regulator, with protein sequence MSGERRIPNFRLKLRRPDMVIDAALEVFARDGFEKGRVEEIARRAGVTKSAVYHHFPSKLAILEALIRRYCLPETPGATIEVLMVELTLGKARAVLDLVLAEYRVFPELARLYWDETTRRVSERAALSLEDAAALTRAALSRIVLERVFGPVARA encoded by the coding sequence ATGAGCGGGGAGCGGCGCATACCCAACTTCCGGCTGAAACTGCGCCGGCCGGACATGGTGATCGACGCCGCCCTCGAGGTCTTCGCCCGCGATGGGTTCGAGAAGGGGCGCGTCGAGGAGATTGCCCGGCGCGCCGGCGTCACCAAGTCGGCGGTCTACCACCACTTCCCCTCCAAGCTGGCGATCCTGGAGGCCCTGATCAGGCGCTATTGCCTGCCCGAGACACCCGGCGCCACTATAGAGGTCCTGATGGTCGAACTGACCCTGGGCAAGGCGCGCGCCGTGCTCGACCTGGTCCTGGCCGAGTACCGCGTCTTTCCCGAACTCGCCCGGCTCTATTGGGACGAAACGACAAGGCGCGTTTCCGAGCGCGCCGCACTCAGCCTCGAGGACGCAGCCGCGCTGACCCGCGCCGCGCTCTCCCGCATCGTCCTCGAACGCGTCTTCGGTCCCGTCGCTAGAGCCTGA
- a CDS encoding NAD(P)/FAD-dependent oxidoreductase has protein sequence MARVAVIGAGIIGSAAATWLIDEGHEVTVFEPDIDGLPTSSGNAALLALPEIAPIASPGIFTTVPRWLLDPLGPLTVRWTDVPALTPWLLAFLMNANSRQEARTRLALTGLMKTALADHQELGRKAGVFGHLRQTGFVSVHDDEASTAAAVHEAEKVRSALGYEFERISPKAARQLVPQLEGPFFGAVRQPVYWMVSNPLTVLRRYQAFWRERASFVASRAQALRQTENGIVVVAGNGESVFDKVVVASGVWSRELVRGLGLRILLETERGYNTTFGFTELGWNLPMPVGFGDHGFIASPLVDGLRVGGAVELAKPQAAPNFGRAKAMRTKMRRYVPSLPEGGKEWMGRRPSTPDSVPVISRHPKDERIVFAFGHGHLGLTLSAVTARRVADLVAGRDTADLSPFDIARFQ, from the coding sequence ATGGCGCGCGTTGCAGTAATCGGCGCCGGCATCATCGGGTCGGCCGCCGCCACCTGGCTCATCGATGAAGGCCACGAAGTCACCGTCTTCGAGCCGGATATCGATGGCCTGCCGACCTCATCGGGCAATGCCGCGCTGCTGGCGCTGCCCGAGATCGCGCCGATCGCCAGTCCCGGCATTTTCACCACCGTGCCGCGTTGGCTGCTCGATCCGCTGGGGCCGCTGACGGTGCGCTGGACCGACGTGCCGGCCCTGACACCCTGGCTCCTGGCCTTCCTGATGAACGCCAATTCGCGCCAGGAAGCGCGCACCCGCCTGGCGCTGACCGGGCTCATGAAGACGGCTCTCGCCGATCATCAGGAACTGGGACGCAAGGCGGGTGTCTTCGGGCACCTGCGCCAGACCGGCTTCGTCTCGGTCCATGACGACGAGGCAAGTACTGCGGCGGCGGTCCATGAGGCCGAAAAGGTTAGGTCCGCTCTAGGCTACGAATTCGAGCGGATCTCGCCGAAGGCGGCCCGGCAACTGGTCCCGCAGCTGGAGGGCCCGTTCTTCGGCGCCGTTCGCCAGCCGGTCTACTGGATGGTCTCCAATCCCCTGACGGTGCTGCGCCGCTACCAGGCCTTCTGGCGCGAACGCGCCAGCTTCGTTGCGAGCCGGGCGCAGGCGCTGCGGCAGACCGAAAACGGCATCGTGGTCGTAGCAGGAAACGGCGAATCCGTGTTCGACAAGGTCGTGGTGGCCTCGGGCGTCTGGTCGCGCGAACTGGTCCGCGGGCTTGGCCTGAGGATCCTGCTCGAGACCGAGCGGGGCTACAACACCACTTTTGGCTTTACCGAGCTGGGGTGGAACCTCCCCATGCCGGTGGGCTTCGGCGATCACGGCTTCATCGCCTCCCCGCTGGTCGATGGGCTGCGCGTGGGCGGGGCGGTGGAGCTGGCCAAGCCGCAGGCCGCGCCCAATTTCGGGCGCGCCAAGGCCATGCGCACCAAGATGCGCCGCTACGTGCCATCGCTTCCCGAGGGCGGCAAGGAGTGGATGGGGCGGCGTCCGTCGACGCCCGATTCCGTGCCCGTCATCAGCCGGCACCCCAAGGACGAGCGCATCGTCTTCGCCTTCGGGCATGGCCATCTCGGCCTCACGCTTTCCGCCGTTACCGCCCGCAGGGTCGCAGACCTTGTCGCGGGCCGCGACACGGCCGATCTTTCACCTTTCGACATCGCGCGGTTCCAATGA
- a CDS encoding HlyD family secretion protein, giving the protein MSRLQAVQSTGAALEDKLPRANAVEAVPAPATPETTPAAEGKAGRKRPPARKIARILVVFLLLLLGWYVATDRLAPSSSGGAVTAFTTQISPRVAGVVTEVLVADNQEVKSGDALFVLDPRPFDLAVLQAEANLAQANQGVDASTAALSSSQARVTQAEAALENTRASVARTQSLVERGVAAQAMADKATAELKSAEASLEAARADLAAALLKAGGKGVSNPQIQLAQVQLQQAELNRTFATITAPTDGVITNLRLAPGQFVNAGSPALTFIGSERPWIMVDMRENQLANVQPGAEVSILFDGQPGKIFKGRVQGIAWGIDPGRTSANGLPQNQSSTRWFEPARTMPVHIELVEGDWPANVRVGSKVNVVVYAGGQSNPFAWIAGGLQHVHSYLSFLY; this is encoded by the coding sequence ATGTCGCGTCTTCAAGCAGTTCAGTCAACCGGCGCCGCCCTAGAGGACAAGCTGCCCCGTGCAAATGCCGTCGAAGCCGTACCTGCCCCTGCGACGCCCGAGACAACACCGGCGGCCGAAGGCAAGGCCGGACGCAAGCGCCCGCCTGCCCGCAAGATCGCACGCATCCTCGTCGTGTTTCTCCTGCTGCTCCTGGGTTGGTACGTGGCCACCGATCGCCTGGCGCCTTCGAGCTCCGGGGGCGCCGTAACCGCCTTTACGACGCAGATTTCTCCCCGCGTAGCGGGCGTCGTCACCGAGGTGCTGGTCGCCGACAACCAGGAAGTGAAGTCGGGCGACGCGCTCTTCGTGCTCGATCCGCGTCCATTCGATCTCGCCGTGCTGCAGGCCGAGGCCAATCTGGCCCAGGCCAACCAGGGCGTGGATGCCTCGACGGCCGCCCTCTCCTCCTCCCAGGCCCGCGTCACCCAGGCCGAGGCGGCCCTCGAAAACACCCGCGCCAGCGTCGCGCGCACCCAATCGCTGGTGGAGCGCGGCGTCGCCGCCCAGGCCATGGCCGACAAGGCCACCGCCGAGCTCAAGTCTGCCGAAGCTTCACTGGAGGCCGCACGTGCCGACCTCGCTGCCGCCCTCCTCAAGGCGGGCGGCAAGGGCGTGAGCAATCCGCAGATCCAGCTCGCCCAGGTCCAGCTTCAGCAGGCCGAACTCAACCGCACCTTCGCCACTATTACCGCGCCGACCGATGGCGTGATCACCAACCTGCGCCTGGCGCCCGGCCAGTTCGTCAATGCCGGCTCCCCTGCCCTGACCTTCATCGGCAGCGAGCGCCCATGGATCATGGTGGACATGCGCGAAAACCAGCTCGCCAACGTGCAGCCGGGCGCCGAGGTCAGCATTCTCTTCGACGGTCAGCCCGGCAAGATCTTCAAGGGGCGCGTCCAGGGTATCGCCTGGGGCATCGATCCCGGCCGCACCTCGGCCAACGGCCTGCCGCAGAACCAGTCCTCGACCCGCTGGTTCGAACCCGCCCGCACCATGCCCGTCCACATCGAACTCGTCGAAGGCGACTGGCCCGCCAATGTGCGCGTCGGCTCCAAGGTCAACGTGGTGGTCTATGCGGGCGGCCAATCCAACCCCTTCGCCTGGATCGCGGGCGGCCTGCAGCACGTCCATTCCTACCTCTCGTTCCTCTACTAG
- a CDS encoding globin-coupled sensor protein, which translates to MTASETITSPAALAERLQFIGLDEAALGRIRAIEPLLQEHLPHALVGFYQKIATVSDVAHHFSGPAQLEHARQRQGRHWSAIARGALDADYFASANVVGNVHARIGLAPRWYIGGYGLIIETLLGGVVRGFSKRRAGWAPGWARKAEAEQEALAASLSALVKAVLIDIDIAVSTYFDRISAQTAELNQEIGRVVSAAEMGDFSGRVSISDAGGEIARLAGSVNNLMAGVESGISATTAVLASMARADLTQRMGGDYKGAFATLQADVNAVGDRLSSIVGELRATSSAVRTATSEILVGTNDLSRRTSRQASTIEEASAAIEQVAGTVAENARRAEEAGVKAELASRRAEAGNEVMRSATAAMEKITQSSAQIATIVETMEGIAFQTNLLALNASVEAARAGEAGSGFAVVAVEVRRLAQSAAEAAAEIGGLIERSGRDVEAGARLVADATQTLSSMLETIKANSEAMIEIARASRDQASAISEVSAAVRQLDEITQHNAALVEQTNAAIEQTEAQAGDLDRIVEGFTIGRAAVRL; encoded by the coding sequence ATGACTGCCTCCGAGACCATCACTTCCCCAGCCGCGCTCGCTGAGCGGCTGCAATTCATCGGACTGGACGAGGCGGCGCTGGGGCGCATCCGCGCTATCGAGCCGCTGCTCCAGGAGCACTTGCCGCATGCCCTGGTCGGCTTCTACCAGAAGATCGCCACGGTTTCGGACGTGGCGCACCACTTCTCGGGCCCCGCCCAGCTCGAGCATGCGCGCCAGCGCCAGGGGCGCCACTGGAGCGCCATCGCGCGCGGGGCGCTGGATGCGGATTACTTCGCCAGCGCCAATGTGGTGGGTAATGTCCATGCGCGGATCGGGCTGGCGCCCCGGTGGTATATCGGCGGGTACGGGCTGATCATCGAGACGCTGCTGGGCGGGGTCGTCCGCGGGTTCTCGAAGCGTCGCGCCGGGTGGGCGCCGGGGTGGGCCAGGAAGGCAGAGGCCGAGCAGGAGGCGCTCGCCGCATCCCTCTCCGCCCTGGTCAAGGCGGTGCTCATCGATATCGATATTGCCGTCAGCACCTATTTCGACCGCATCAGTGCCCAGACGGCCGAGCTCAACCAGGAGATCGGGCGCGTGGTGTCGGCGGCCGAGATGGGGGATTTTTCGGGCCGCGTTTCGATCAGCGATGCCGGCGGGGAGATTGCGCGTCTGGCCGGCTCGGTCAACAACCTCATGGCGGGGGTGGAATCGGGGATATCGGCGACCACGGCGGTACTCGCCTCGATGGCACGCGCCGACCTGACGCAACGTATGGGCGGTGACTACAAGGGCGCGTTCGCGACCCTGCAGGCCGACGTCAACGCGGTAGGGGACAGGCTATCGTCGATCGTCGGCGAATTGCGGGCGACTTCGAGCGCGGTGCGTACCGCGACCTCCGAAATCCTCGTGGGCACCAATGATCTCTCGCGGCGCACCTCGCGCCAGGCGTCGACGATCGAAGAGGCTTCGGCGGCCATCGAACAGGTGGCGGGCACGGTCGCCGAAAACGCCCGGCGCGCCGAGGAAGCCGGCGTCAAGGCCGAGCTCGCTTCGCGCCGGGCGGAAGCGGGTAACGAGGTGATGCGATCAGCGACGGCGGCGATGGAGAAGATCACGCAATCGTCGGCGCAAATCGCCACCATCGTCGAGACCATGGAGGGCATCGCCTTCCAGACCAACCTTCTGGCGCTCAACGCCTCGGTCGAGGCAGCGCGGGCCGGCGAGGCGGGGAGCGGCTTTGCGGTGGTGGCGGTCGAAGTCCGCCGTCTGGCGCAGTCGGCGGCCGAAGCGGCGGCCGAGATCGGGGGGTTGATCGAGCGGTCGGGGCGCGACGTCGAAGCCGGCGCCCGGCTGGTGGCGGACGCCACCCAGACGCTTTCGAGCATGCTCGAAACCATCAAGGCCAACAGCGAGGCGATGATCGAAATCGCGCGCGCCAGCCGCGATCAGGCGTCGGCGATCTCGGAGGTTTCGGCGGCGGTGCGCCAGCTCGACGAGATCACCCAGCACAACGCGGCTCTGGTCGAGCAGACCAACGCCGCTATCGAGCAGACCGAGGCGCAGGCGGGAGATCTCGACCGGATCGTGGAGGGCTTCACGATCGGCAGGGCGGCCGTCAGGCTCTAG
- a CDS encoding MarR family winged helix-turn-helix transcriptional regulator, translated as MAGRSSRVELTRAQRMRRVGLGLRRIVYWSDHASAFAAKKLRLHPTDLACIGYLYDSDEALSPKQIISHLGLSSGSGTALLDRLESSGFISRVPHPTDRRSVLIELNREKAAEPIAFYRYMRQSYGAVMDKFSDAELDRIAEFLEEVSEVQVNAQIEGLAPQD; from the coding sequence ATGGCAGGTAGATCGTCAAGAGTGGAGCTGACCCGCGCCCAGCGCATGCGTCGCGTCGGACTGGGGCTGCGGCGCATCGTCTATTGGTCCGATCACGCCAGCGCCTTCGCGGCCAAGAAACTGCGCCTGCATCCCACCGACCTTGCCTGCATCGGCTATCTTTACGATTCCGACGAGGCGCTCAGCCCCAAGCAGATCATCAGCCACCTCGGGCTCTCTTCCGGGTCGGGAACGGCTCTGCTCGATCGGCTGGAAAGCTCGGGGTTCATCAGTCGCGTTCCCCATCCCACCGATCGGCGCAGCGTGCTCATCGAGCTCAACCGCGAAAAGGCCGCCGAGCCCATCGCGTTCTACCGGTACATGCGCCAATCCTATGGGGCGGTGATGGACAAGTTTTCGGACGCCGAACTCGATCGCATCGCTGAATTCCTCGAAGAGGTGAGCGAGGTCCAGGTCAACGCCCAGATCGAAGGGCTGGCGCCACAGGACTAG
- a CDS encoding Crp/Fnr family transcriptional regulator, giving the protein MGTLPLSDRPVFNRVILALRPEAQAFIASRVETRAIEAGMVLKEENEPLTHAIFPQLGILSMMAEMRDGRTVEKASIGNEGFVGFTYLMGGSSAVSRTVVQVSGYASWLSIEDLEEAMSRFVCFREAMLRYAKALIVQLMETVACNSLHTAEQRVSGWLLMANDRMQGGSFNLTQEALGRALALRRATISEISSDLLRDGAISYSRGQVTVLDRDRLHAHACECYDRIASAQLPPG; this is encoded by the coding sequence ATGGGAACCTTGCCACTCTCGGACCGCCCCGTTTTCAACCGCGTCATCCTGGCCCTGCGGCCGGAGGCGCAGGCCTTTATCGCCTCGCGCGTCGAGACCAGGGCGATCGAGGCGGGGATGGTCCTCAAGGAGGAAAACGAACCCCTCACCCATGCGATCTTCCCCCAGCTCGGCATCCTTTCGATGATGGCCGAGATGAGGGACGGACGGACCGTGGAGAAGGCCTCGATCGGCAATGAGGGCTTTGTCGGCTTCACCTACCTGATGGGCGGTTCCTCGGCCGTCTCGCGCACGGTCGTGCAGGTCTCGGGCTACGCCTCCTGGCTCTCGATCGAGGATCTCGAAGAAGCCATGTCGCGCTTCGTCTGCTTTCGCGAAGCCATGCTGCGCTATGCCAAGGCGCTGATCGTCCAACTGATGGAAACGGTAGCCTGCAACAGCCTGCATACCGCCGAGCAGCGCGTCAGCGGCTGGCTGTTGATGGCGAACGACCGAATGCAGGGCGGCTCCTTCAACCTGACCCAGGAAGCGCTGGGCCGCGCCCTGGCGCTACGCCGCGCCACCATCTCGGAGATTTCCTCGGACCTTTTGCGCGACGGGGCCATTTCCTATTCGCGCGGCCAGGTGACGGTGCTCGATCGCGACCGGCTCCATGCGCATGCCTGCGAATGCTACGACCGCATCGCCAGCGCCCAGCTCCCGCCCGGCTAG
- a CDS encoding L-rhamnose mutarotase: MTRYASVIGIKPESIAEYKRLHAAVWPDVLKQLKASNISNYSIYLKEPENLLFSYFEYHGSDYEADMAAMAADPRTQDWWAVCKPLQSPLDTRNDGEWWAEMPEVFHMD, encoded by the coding sequence ATGACCCGCTACGCATCGGTCATCGGCATCAAGCCCGAGTCCATCGCCGAGTATAAACGCCTGCACGCTGCTGTCTGGCCGGACGTGCTCAAGCAGCTGAAGGCCTCCAACATCTCCAACTACTCGATCTACCTCAAGGAGCCGGAGAACCTGCTGTTTTCGTACTTCGAGTATCACGGCAGCGATTACGAGGCCGACATGGCGGCCATGGCCGCCGACCCGCGCACCCAGGACTGGTGGGCGGTCTGCAAGCCCCTGCAATCCCCGCTCGATACCCGCAACGATGGCGAATGGTGGGCGGAAATGCCCGAGGTCTTTCATATGGATTGA
- a CDS encoding MBL fold metallo-hydrolase, which yields MTQRRSVIAGLAALPLIGLLPRGMAFVQAAALGGDTLATASGDVTIHPIHHASLIIAWGDQVVYVDPVGGPSLYQDLPSPTAILITHAHGDHFDPPTLEGIVGDATILTTDQVLGKLPAGLKDKASAAANGDSVDFAGIKLEVVPAYNTTQDRLQYHPKGVGNGYILNIGDKRVYVAGDTEDIPEMRALTNIDMAFIPMNLPYTMDINHAADAIKAFKPKIVYPYHYQGTKVEDLPALVGDAAEVRLRDWYKES from the coding sequence ATGACCCAACGTCGTTCTGTCATCGCCGGACTGGCTGCACTTCCCCTCATCGGCCTGCTGCCTCGCGGCATGGCTTTCGTCCAGGCTGCGGCCCTGGGCGGGGACACGCTCGCTACCGCCTCGGGCGATGTCACCATCCATCCCATCCATCACGCCAGCCTCATCATCGCCTGGGGCGACCAGGTGGTCTATGTCGATCCGGTCGGCGGCCCGTCGCTTTACCAGGACCTTCCTTCGCCCACGGCCATCCTCATCACCCATGCCCATGGCGACCATTTCGATCCGCCTACGCTCGAAGGCATCGTGGGTGACGCCACCATCCTCACCACCGACCAGGTGCTCGGCAAACTGCCGGCAGGCCTCAAGGACAAGGCCAGCGCCGCCGCCAATGGCGATAGCGTCGATTTTGCCGGCATCAAGCTCGAGGTGGTCCCGGCCTACAACACCACCCAGGATCGGTTGCAGTATCATCCCAAGGGCGTGGGGAACGGCTACATCCTCAATATTGGGGACAAGCGCGTCTACGTCGCCGGCGACACCGAGGACATTCCCGAGATGCGCGCCCTCACCAATATCGATATGGCATTCATTCCAATGAACCTGCCCTATACGATGGACATCAACCACGCGGCCGACGCCATCAAGGCGTTCAAGCCCAAGATCGTCTACCCCTACCACTACCAGGGCACGAAAGTGGAAGACCTGCCCGCCCTGGTCGGCGATGCCGCCGAGGTCCGCCTGCGCGACTGGTACAAGGAGTCCTGA
- a CDS encoding gamma-glutamylcyclotransferase family protein, with protein sequence MSQPLFVYGTLMDGDMRRAVLGRETALFRAEAPGFRTVFFPGRVYPALIATEGASAVGFLLDGLTSGDFDALDRYEEDEYERRPIEVLEGTHRLLAQTYWPLASIPADSLPWMLEDWQRNHKVRALVEAFEVHSR encoded by the coding sequence TTGTCCCAACCGCTTTTCGTCTATGGAACACTGATGGATGGCGACATGCGCCGCGCCGTGCTGGGGCGCGAAACGGCGCTGTTCCGGGCCGAGGCGCCGGGCTTCCGGACGGTGTTCTTTCCCGGGCGCGTCTACCCCGCCCTCATCGCCACTGAGGGCGCGAGCGCCGTTGGATTTCTCCTCGACGGCCTCACCTCCGGCGACTTCGACGCGCTCGATCGCTACGAAGAGGACGAATACGAACGCCGGCCGATCGAGGTGCTGGAGGGCACCCATCGCCTTCTTGCGCAAACCTATTGGCCGCTGGCGTCCATCCCTGCCGATTCGCTTCCCTGGATGCTCGAGGACTGGCAACGGAACCACAAGGTGCGCGCCCTTGTTGAGGCGTTCGAAGTTCACAGCCGTTAG
- a CDS encoding FUSC family protein → MYVAPRPREEDDPNFAIRLSIIPVVGLALGIVLQSPMAMIYPTLMYSLMAGQRKALNVGRALGGPLAFIVMLWLMSWVVSLTINLPLVMVAVMTLIFFAGFYMIGKTGKPAGMLVIVSALMMSILGTGSYMAMTVLRDEMSKAALASTVITPLLYLLIPPGTREKAVDVYAPFHEDQLALRAAIRAGVLLLFSLWLYAVIDTTNLMLAVSAVFVLTFPTSETIFAEARERSLSTVMGGIAALAVLAVLTFIAQLPVLLVLAFLATLFFSQKMITGRHPAMVYQYAASAMISMVGGALATQEPGYAFLTRAVLTIAGAIGAAFLTSLLEALLLKPAPAAVDAAPEAIS, encoded by the coding sequence ATGTACGTCGCCCCCAGGCCCAGAGAAGAAGACGATCCGAACTTCGCCATCCGCCTTTCCATCATCCCGGTGGTCGGACTAGCCCTGGGTATCGTCCTGCAATCGCCCATGGCGATGATCTACCCGACCCTGATGTATTCCCTCATGGCCGGGCAGCGGAAGGCGCTCAATGTCGGGCGCGCCCTGGGCGGCCCGCTCGCCTTCATCGTCATGCTCTGGCTCATGTCCTGGGTGGTCTCGCTGACCATCAACCTGCCGCTGGTCATGGTCGCGGTCATGACGCTGATCTTCTTCGCCGGTTTCTACATGATCGGCAAAACCGGTAAGCCTGCCGGCATGTTGGTCATCGTATCTGCGCTCATGATGTCGATACTGGGTACGGGCAGCTACATGGCCATGACGGTTCTGCGCGACGAGATGTCCAAGGCCGCGCTGGCCTCGACCGTCATCACGCCGCTGCTTTATCTCCTCATTCCGCCCGGGACCCGCGAGAAGGCGGTCGACGTCTATGCCCCCTTCCATGAGGACCAGCTCGCGCTGCGGGCGGCCATCCGCGCCGGCGTGCTGCTGCTGTTTTCCCTCTGGCTCTACGCGGTGATCGACACCACCAACCTGATGCTCGCGGTTTCGGCGGTGTTCGTGCTCACCTTCCCCACCAGCGAAACCATCTTCGCCGAGGCCAGGGAGCGCAGCCTTTCGACCGTGATGGGCGGCATCGCCGCGCTTGCGGTTCTGGCCGTTCTCACCTTCATCGCGCAACTGCCGGTGCTGCTGGTGCTGGCCTTCCTCGCCACGCTGTTCTTCAGCCAGAAGATGATCACCGGGCGCCATCCCGCGATGGTCTATCAATATGCCGCCTCGGCGATGATCTCGATGGTAGGTGGCGCCCTTGCGACCCAGGAACCGGGCTATGCCTTCCTCACCCGCGCGGTCCTCACCATCGCCGGCGCCATCGGCGCGGCCTTTCTCACCTCGCTCCTCGAAGCCCTGCTGCTCAAGCCCGCGCCCGCTGCCGTAGATGCCGCCCCAGAAGCGATCTCATGA
- a CDS encoding 4-hydroxyproline epimerase — protein MTKKSFFCIDAHTCGNPVRVVAGGGPDLKGATMNERREHFLAEYDWIRTGLMFEPRGHDVMSGSILYPALREDVDGSILFIETSGCLPMCGHGTIGTVTVMIEEGLVTPKVPGKLRLEVPAGVIEAEYTMDNAGHVIDVKITNVPSFLYATDLEIDLPGIGPLKFDVSYGGNFYAIFESQPSFEDMEQFSAAEIQRLSPIARKLINEKYTFQHPEYPTINGLRHVMWTGSPKNPKADARNAVFYGEKAIDRSPCGTGTSARLAQKAARGDLKVGDTFVHESIIGSLFVGKVEAETQVGPYKAIVPSIAGQAWITGYNTIFLDDRDPFVKGFTVA, from the coding sequence ATGACCAAGAAGAGCTTTTTCTGCATAGACGCCCATACCTGCGGCAACCCGGTGCGCGTGGTCGCGGGCGGGGGCCCCGACCTCAAGGGCGCCACCATGAACGAGCGCCGCGAGCACTTCCTGGCCGAATACGACTGGATCCGCACGGGCCTCATGTTCGAGCCGCGCGGCCATGACGTGATGAGCGGCTCGATCCTCTATCCGGCGCTGCGCGAGGACGTGGACGGCTCGATCCTCTTCATCGAGACCTCGGGGTGCCTGCCTATGTGCGGGCACGGCACCATCGGCACGGTGACGGTGATGATCGAGGAAGGGCTCGTGACCCCCAAGGTGCCGGGCAAGCTGCGCCTCGAAGTGCCGGCCGGGGTCATCGAAGCCGAATACACCATGGACAATGCCGGGCACGTCATCGACGTCAAGATCACCAACGTGCCGTCATTCCTCTACGCAACCGACCTCGAGATCGACCTCCCCGGCATCGGGCCGCTCAAGTTCGACGTCTCCTATGGCGGCAATTTCTACGCCATCTTCGAGAGCCAGCCGAGTTTCGAGGATATGGAGCAATTCTCAGCCGCCGAAATCCAGCGGCTTTCCCCGATCGCGCGAAAACTCATCAACGAGAAATACACCTTCCAGCACCCTGAATACCCGACCATCAACGGCCTGCGCCACGTGATGTGGACCGGTAGCCCCAAGAACCCCAAGGCCGATGCGCGCAATGCCGTGTTCTACGGCGAGAAGGCCATCGACCGCTCGCCCTGCGGCACCGGCACCTCGGCGCGACTGGCGCAGAAGGCGGCGCGCGGCGATCTCAAGGTCGGCGACACGTTCGTGCACGAAAGCATCATCGGCAGCCTCTTCGTCGGCAAGGTCGAGGCCGAGACGCAGGTCGGGCCCTACAAGGCCATCGTGCCCTCGATCGCCGGCCAGGCCTGGATCACCGGCTACAACACCATCTTCCTCGATGATCGCGATCCCTTCGTGAAGGGCTTCACCGTCGCCTGA
- a CDS encoding GntR family transcriptional regulator codes for MTAPEDKSETVARPRGSGAQTIYERLRQSILELAIEPGSALDEVGLSEEFGMSRTPVREALVRLAAEGLVTTLPNRNTIVSPIDFTQLPVYFEALTLMYRVTTRSAAIHHTAEDLIAIRSQQAAFSEAVTRRDALGMIGANRDFHVAIAQAGGNPYFSGLFTRLLDEGRRILRLYYSSFDDRLPRQYVDEHEAIVDAIAARDPDLCEELGAVHGAQIVQQIQSYLVRTTASGIRLEDR; via the coding sequence ATGACAGCACCCGAGGACAAGTCCGAAACGGTCGCACGCCCACGTGGGTCGGGCGCCCAGACCATCTATGAACGGCTGCGCCAGTCGATCCTCGAGCTGGCGATCGAACCGGGCAGCGCGCTCGACGAGGTCGGGCTCTCCGAAGAGTTCGGCATGTCGCGCACCCCGGTTCGCGAGGCGCTGGTGCGGCTGGCGGCCGAAGGGCTGGTTACGACGCTACCGAACCGGAACACCATTGTCTCGCCGATCGATTTCACGCAGCTTCCTGTCTATTTCGAAGCGCTGACGCTGATGTATCGCGTCACCACGCGCTCGGCGGCGATCCACCATACCGCCGAGGACCTCATTGCCATCCGCAGCCAGCAGGCCGCCTTTTCCGAAGCGGTGACGCGGCGCGATGCCCTGGGCATGATCGGGGCCAATCGTGACTTCCATGTCGCCATCGCCCAGGCCGGCGGCAATCCCTATTTCAGCGGCCTGTTTACCCGGCTGCTCGATGAGGGACGGCGCATTCTGCGGCTTTATTATTCGAGCTTCGATGACCGTCTGCCGCGTCAATACGTCGATGAGCACGAGGCCATCGTCGATGCGATCGCGGCCCGCGACCCGGATCTGTGCGAAGAGCTCGGCGCCGTCCATGGGGCCCAGATCGTCCAGCAGATTCAGTCCTACCTGGTGCGCACGACCGCCAGCGGCATTCGCCTTGAGGATCGCTAG